A genomic window from Lycium barbarum isolate Lr01 chromosome 4, ASM1917538v2, whole genome shotgun sequence includes:
- the LOC132636804 gene encoding auxin-responsive protein IAA27-like: MSIPIEEHNYIGISKENSEKSCVSSMESKDLNFKATELRLGLPGSESPQNKKENSLGVLKNFPYGAKRGFSDTINGNSGTWGFGSEAKNSVKVGTKILDSVKEATPKSPRKVQEKMPLVSSTNNNGHGVAPTAKAQVVGWPPIRSSRKNMVSNPPKTEEVAGCHYVKVSMDGAPYLRKVDLTIYNSYKDLSSALEKMFSCFKAGQCETQGISISDGLNENKLVDLLHGSEYVLTYEDKDGDWMLVGDVPWEMFTESCKKLRIMKSSDANGLAPRATEKWKNR; encoded by the exons ATGTCTATACCCATAGAGGAGCATAATTACATaggcatatcaaaagaaaacTCTGAAAAGAGCTGTGTTTCTTCAATGGAAAGTAAAGATTTGAACTTTAAGGCTACTGAACTAAGACTAGGTTTGCCTGGTTCTGAGTCACCACAAAAcaagaaagaaaactcacttggAGTTTTGAAAAATTTCCCTTATGGTGCTAAGAGGGGTTTCTCTGATACTATAAATGGAAATTCTGGTACATGGGGTTTTGGATCTGAGGCTAAAAATAGTGTCAAAGTTGGAACCAAGATTCTTGATTCTGTGAAAGAGGCAACTCCAAAATCACCAAGAAAAGTGCAAGAGAAAATGCCTCTAGTTTCTAGTACTAATAATAATGGCCATGGTGTTGCTCCAACtgcaaa GGCACAAGTAGTAGGATGGCCACCAATTCGATCTTCCCGGAAGAATATGGTTAGTAATCCTCCAAAGACCGAGGAAGTTGCAGGTTGTCATTATGTCAAAGTAAGCATGGATGGTGCGCCTTACTTGAGGAAGGTTGATCTTACTATCTACAACAGCTATAAGGATCTATCTTCAGCCCTGGAGAAAATGTTCAGTTGCTTCAAAGCCG GTCAATGTGAAACTCAAGGCATCTCGATCAGTGATGGACTAAACGAAAACAAATTGGTGGATCTTTTACATGGATCTGAATACGTTCTTACCTATGAAGACAAGGATGGTGATTGGATGCTTGTCGGTGATGTCCCATGGGA GATGTTTACGGAGTCCTGCAAGAAGTTGAGGATCATGAAAAGTTCAGATGCAAATGGTCTAG CTCCGAGAGCCACGGAGAAGTGGAAAAATCGTTAG